A stretch of the Desulforamulus ferrireducens genome encodes the following:
- a CDS encoding substrate-binding domain-containing protein: MGCKLFRLISILLILLLTTLIIGCPGKQEPQPKPETKEKVKIGVSLASMEFDGNVMLKKVMEERAKKEKIKITWLDAKMEASQQEKDIDKLIQEKVKVIILQTVDPLEGAKLVERITQANIKVIGLETLPSNAPLDGYVAADHTRAGELMGQYVLNQINNPSPQVPIAQSNVNVLILRGDPADPVSELIATAASSTLKQSDKVAKVQVVEHPQGNPLMAQMTVQQILQQGPPDAILATDDRLADAAIKVLQQGFLESKVLTVAVGGDQKTTKALASGAHDAEIDIMPEQLANFALDAAMDLAEKGNWNFDTRIKNGNFDIPAKIIPVRLITKEQVHLLEARWEKGDKEGDKKQQEQEGQGEQQEHEQEQSGSEEQSGGGEGGGQDKSQGKQGKKTKLKIVTQDGKVMEVEIPGEIQKIEQADGGEQSQQGESQQSGGGGQ; the protein is encoded by the coding sequence ATGGGCTGTAAATTATTTAGGTTAATCAGCATACTATTAATCTTATTACTCACAACTTTAATAATAGGTTGCCCAGGAAAACAGGAGCCCCAGCCAAAACCAGAAACCAAGGAAAAGGTAAAAATTGGTGTTAGCCTTGCCTCTATGGAGTTTGATGGCAATGTTATGCTTAAAAAGGTTATGGAGGAGCGGGCTAAAAAGGAAAAAATAAAAATTACTTGGCTGGATGCCAAAATGGAAGCCTCCCAGCAGGAAAAGGATATCGATAAATTAATCCAAGAAAAGGTCAAGGTCATTATTTTACAAACGGTAGACCCGCTGGAAGGCGCTAAACTGGTGGAGAGAATTACCCAGGCCAATATTAAAGTAATAGGCTTGGAAACCCTCCCCTCTAATGCCCCGCTGGACGGGTATGTGGCAGCAGATCATACCAGAGCCGGAGAATTAATGGGACAGTATGTTCTTAATCAAATAAACAACCCGTCCCCACAAGTACCAATTGCCCAAAGTAATGTCAATGTTTTGATACTACGGGGCGATCCGGCAGATCCAGTTTCCGAATTAATTGCCACAGCAGCCAGTTCTACCTTAAAACAAAGTGACAAGGTGGCAAAGGTGCAAGTGGTGGAACACCCCCAGGGTAATCCCCTGATGGCGCAAATGACTGTGCAGCAAATATTACAACAAGGACCTCCCGATGCCATTTTAGCCACCGATGACCGTCTGGCCGATGCTGCTATTAAAGTACTGCAGCAGGGCTTTTTAGAAAGCAAAGTTTTAACTGTAGCCGTGGGTGGTGACCAAAAAACAACCAAGGCACTTGCCAGCGGCGCACACGATGCAGAAATTGATATCATGCCTGAGCAATTGGCCAACTTTGCCCTGGATGCAGCTATGGATTTAGCAGAAAAGGGCAACTGGAATTTTGACACCAGAATTAAAAACGGTAATTTTGATATACCTGCCAAGATTATTCCAGTTCGGCTAATAACCAAAGAACAAGTTCACCTGCTGGAAGCCCGCTGGGAAAAGGGTGACAAGGAAGGGGATAAAAAACAACAGGAGCAAGAGGGTCAAGGAGAGCAACAGGAACATGAGCAAGAACAGAGTGGCTCAGAGGAACAATCCGGCGGTGGTGAAGGTGGCGGACAGGATAAATCCCAAGGTAAGCAAGGTAAGAAAACAAAATTAAAAATAGTCACCCAGGACGGTAAAGTAATGGAAGTGGAAATACCAGGAGAGATTCAAAAAATTGAACAGGCTGATGGCGGCGAACAGAGTCAACAAGGAGAGAGTCAACAAAGCGGCGGAGGCGGACAATAA
- the htpG gene encoding molecular chaperone HtpG, which translates to MTEQTNLEHLEFQAEVKQLLNIVIHSLYTDREIFLRELISNSADALEKLRYKKLTQTEVIDEDLPLEITIELDDKEHTLTITDTGIGMTKEELVENLGTIAHSGTKAFLKYLAESDKKDVNVIGQFGVGFYSAFMVADKVTVETRSFAPEASGCVWTSEGSGSYSIGETGPLKRGTKITLKLKEDAREFAKPDVIKRIIKQYSGFVPFPILVNGERVNTVQAIWTKNKNEVTEEEYNEFYKYIANAYDEPLLRLHFSADAPINVNALLYVSKHNIEKFGFGRLEPGVNLYCKKVLIQPQAKDILPEWLRFVRGAVDSEELPLNISRETMQDSALMAKLRKVITGRFLKFLNETAKSDPEKYKEFWTNFGMFIKEGAATDFTHRKELVKLLRFSSSRAEEGQLVSLKDYLDRMPEGQKEIYFINAPTKEAVEASPYLEAFRGQDIEVLYTQEAVDDYILSQVGEYEGKKLVSIDRANLEIPEQQQPEGEALAGEELAGLMKWLKEVLGDKVSEVKESKRLSDSPVLVVNPDDMTGSLQRMMQMINKDINAIGPKVLEINPYHPIIKRLAQLSKQNDSFAKIVVEQLFDNALIAAGLIVDPRNIVQRMNMILEKAIQ; encoded by the coding sequence ATGACAGAGCAAACGAATCTGGAACATTTGGAATTTCAGGCTGAGGTAAAGCAACTACTGAACATTGTCATTCACTCCCTTTATACTGACAGGGAAATATTTCTCAGGGAATTAATTTCTAACTCCGCGGATGCCCTGGAAAAACTGCGCTATAAAAAACTGACCCAAACAGAAGTAATAGATGAAGACCTACCTCTGGAGATTACTATTGAATTGGATGATAAAGAACATACCCTGACCATTACAGACACCGGTATCGGTATGACCAAAGAAGAACTGGTGGAAAACCTTGGTACCATTGCCCATTCCGGGACTAAGGCTTTTCTTAAATATTTGGCCGAATCCGATAAGAAAGATGTTAATGTCATCGGACAATTCGGCGTGGGCTTTTACTCTGCCTTTATGGTGGCCGATAAGGTGACCGTGGAAACCAGATCCTTTGCTCCGGAAGCCAGCGGGTGCGTCTGGACCTCAGAAGGAAGTGGCAGTTATAGCATTGGCGAGACCGGGCCATTAAAAAGGGGTACCAAAATAACCCTTAAATTAAAGGAAGACGCCCGGGAATTTGCCAAGCCCGATGTTATTAAAAGGATTATCAAACAATATTCCGGTTTTGTACCCTTCCCCATTTTAGTTAATGGTGAGAGGGTAAATACGGTACAGGCCATTTGGACCAAGAACAAAAATGAAGTTACCGAAGAAGAGTACAACGAGTTTTATAAATATATAGCCAATGCCTATGACGAACCTCTGTTACGCCTGCATTTTTCCGCAGATGCTCCCATCAACGTCAACGCATTGCTCTATGTGTCCAAGCATAATATAGAGAAATTTGGTTTTGGCAGGTTAGAACCAGGGGTTAATTTATATTGCAAAAAAGTTTTAATACAGCCCCAAGCCAAGGATATTTTACCTGAATGGCTGCGCTTTGTGCGGGGAGCGGTGGATAGTGAAGAACTGCCCTTAAACATCTCCCGGGAAACAATGCAGGACAGTGCGCTTATGGCCAAGCTGCGTAAGGTTATCACTGGCAGATTTCTTAAGTTTTTGAACGAAACTGCTAAGTCTGATCCTGAAAAGTACAAGGAGTTTTGGACTAACTTTGGTATGTTCATTAAGGAAGGGGCTGCCACCGATTTTACCCACCGGAAGGAATTGGTCAAGCTGCTTCGTTTCTCTTCCTCCCGGGCCGAGGAGGGACAACTGGTCTCCCTCAAGGATTATCTGGACAGGATGCCAGAGGGACAAAAGGAAATCTACTTTATCAATGCTCCTACCAAAGAAGCCGTCGAAGCCAGTCCCTATTTGGAGGCTTTCCGTGGTCAGGACATAGAAGTGTTATACACTCAAGAAGCGGTGGATGATTATATCCTCAGTCAGGTGGGCGAGTACGAGGGTAAAAAGCTTGTTTCCATTGATCGGGCAAATTTGGAAATTCCCGAGCAACAACAACCGGAGGGAGAGGCCCTGGCCGGTGAGGAACTGGCAGGTTTAATGAAGTGGTTGAAGGAAGTGCTAGGGGACAAGGTATCGGAAGTAAAGGAATCCAAGCGGTTATCGGACAGCCCTGTGCTTGTAGTAAATCCCGATGATATGACCGGTAGCCTGCAGCGGATGATGCAAATGATTAATAAAGATATCAATGCCATTGGTCCTAAGGTATTAGAAATTAACCCCTATCACCCAATTATTAAACGACTGGCCCAGTTGTCTAAGCAAAATGATTCCTTTGCCAAAATTGTGGTGGAGCAGCTATTTGATAATGCGTTAATTGCTGCCGGTTTAATTGTCGATCCGAGGAATATCGTGCAGCGGATGAATATGATTTTAGAAAAGGCAATTCAATAG